A window from Phaeocystidibacter marisrubri encodes these proteins:
- a CDS encoding alpha/beta hydrolase, which yields MEEHSFKVEKTTRFFSSGGSGDSVKELWIVLHGYGQLPQFFLRKFSFLETERRRIVAPEGLHRFYLQGTEGRVGASWMTKEARLDDIADQAHHLDRLLEIQRELCPNIERIVLFGFSQGVSTACRWMDHRLGADIDALICWAGSFPPDIDYNLRKEAFVGRPFHYFWGDNDPYLSEGKVDLMLTELGKRGIHPTPHPYKGEHSVDPEVLAKVWQDVVL from the coding sequence ATGGAAGAACACAGTTTTAAAGTAGAGAAAACAACGCGCTTCTTTAGTTCTGGAGGGTCTGGAGATTCCGTGAAGGAACTTTGGATTGTGTTGCACGGATATGGTCAGCTTCCGCAGTTTTTCCTGCGGAAGTTTTCCTTTTTAGAAACCGAGCGTAGACGAATTGTGGCTCCAGAAGGGCTACATCGGTTTTACCTTCAAGGCACTGAAGGAAGAGTGGGTGCTTCTTGGATGACGAAAGAAGCGAGGTTGGACGATATTGCCGATCAGGCCCATCATCTAGATCGATTGCTTGAGATCCAAAGAGAGCTTTGTCCCAATATTGAAAGGATAGTCCTCTTCGGATTTTCGCAAGGTGTGAGCACTGCTTGCAGGTGGATGGATCATCGTTTAGGCGCCGATATCGACGCTCTGATTTGCTGGGCGGGTAGTTTCCCTCCTGATATAGATTACAACCTCAGAAAAGAAGCGTTTGTAGGTCGACCGTTTCATTATTTCTGGGGAGATAATGATCCCTATCTTTCAGAGGGGAAAGTTGATCTGATGCTCACAGAATTAGGTAAGCGAGGTATTCATCCAACCCCCCATCCATACAAAGGTGAACACAGTGTTGATCCCGAAGTTTTAGCCAAAGTTTGGCAAGATGTGGTATTGTAG
- a CDS encoding RNA-binding S4 domain-containing protein, which translates to MRIDKYLWCVRLFKTRSLATNDVKNDRVLLGGEVAKPSREVKEGDEITIKYHGYSRSFKVLGWPKSRVGAKLVPDLLEETTPTQELEKQEFLKLAKNLQRDKGTGRPTKRERRDLDRLL; encoded by the coding sequence ATGCGTATCGACAAGTATTTATGGTGTGTGCGACTTTTCAAGACACGTTCGTTGGCAACGAATGACGTGAAGAATGATCGAGTGCTTCTTGGTGGTGAAGTGGCCAAACCTTCTCGTGAAGTGAAGGAAGGAGATGAAATCACGATCAAGTACCACGGATATTCACGAAGTTTCAAAGTATTGGGGTGGCCAAAATCGCGCGTAGGTGCTAAACTCGTGCCTGATTTGTTGGAGGAAACCACGCCTACTCAAGAACTCGAGAAACAGGAATTCCTCAAGCTAGCCAAGAATTTACAGCGCGATAAAGGCACGGGTCGGCCGACCAAGCGTGAACGTCGTGATTTAGATCGCCTGCTTTAG
- a CDS encoding beta strand repeat-containing protein, protein MKLKGLIIAIIALSSFTSWGQNNDITLTTRNQNQSGQDFTFDVYANTTSGSTFLGDADIVFSTSATKWSSINATSANVHADITTLSATIVGSNVVVNIQGNFGATSTSDFPEITTTPVKLFTVTLSTVSDFTTTPDIAYVASGSPRTKIYEVYTQGSRLRQRAISAPTLTDPTAGTAPIAAATNFTSDFSTPGQASLAWDAASDSVLIIARADSAVANGPINTVGFNANNNFGDGDSLNTGSSTEYVVGKFDGTATSATITGLANGTTYHFAIYKFSGGSGQTEAYGPSATATGTSLQDEPTTAATNIVFSNIDPTGFDIAWTQGDGDNVLVVVRYADTTGATPNDGTSYTANSSFGSGDTTGTENYVVFSAANTGSLSIAGLTAGKNYTVEIYEFNGSGSDNNYLTSSFLTGTQYSMFAEPSTSFAGITATTQSANSIEVTWTNPADTNDWVIVARLSSDAATAPTEGTSYSANTTYGSGDAIGNGYVVYNGDGTAGSVTITGLDQYEEYAFDIYAYTGLVAADDSVLNYANSANSNDVDVTELEAEITITLEGAFNGTDMAGTNITVPAVQPYSAAPWSYAGADTNTSGLSTVVDWVLVELRAEATSGGASDASVVKYKKAGLLLEDGSIVGADGNPLTFAPSSADTTYYVAVHHRNHLAASSSASLTDNGTSAFSYNFNTTGATGTDGMFDYNGDASLYVMFGGWTDSATDDVINAGDYSAVYSDRNTTDAYSNSDANLDGVIDADDRAIVFNNRDYSTQAP, encoded by the coding sequence ATGAAATTGAAAGGATTAATTATTGCAATCATCGCCTTGAGTAGTTTTACTTCTTGGGGGCAAAACAACGACATCACGTTGACGACGAGAAATCAAAACCAGAGCGGTCAGGATTTCACGTTCGATGTATATGCAAATACGACTTCTGGCTCTACTTTCCTAGGAGATGCGGATATCGTTTTCTCAACTTCTGCCACCAAGTGGAGTTCTATCAACGCAACATCTGCTAACGTACACGCCGACATCACAACGTTGTCCGCGACTATAGTAGGTTCAAATGTGGTAGTGAACATTCAAGGTAACTTCGGTGCAACAAGTACAAGTGACTTCCCTGAAATCACAACTACTCCTGTTAAGCTCTTCACCGTTACCTTGAGCACTGTTAGCGATTTCACAACTACACCGGACATCGCATATGTTGCCTCAGGCTCTCCAAGAACAAAGATCTACGAAGTTTATACACAAGGGTCAAGATTGCGCCAAAGAGCAATCAGCGCTCCAACGCTTACTGACCCTACTGCAGGCACTGCTCCTATTGCAGCCGCCACCAACTTTACAAGCGACTTCTCTACTCCAGGTCAGGCTTCCCTAGCTTGGGATGCCGCTAGCGACAGTGTGTTGATCATTGCTCGCGCGGATTCAGCAGTAGCAAACGGCCCGATCAATACAGTAGGCTTTAACGCCAACAACAACTTTGGCGATGGTGATTCTTTGAACACTGGATCGAGCACAGAATACGTAGTTGGCAAGTTTGACGGAACTGCAACTAGCGCAACAATTACGGGTCTAGCTAACGGTACTACTTACCACTTCGCTATCTACAAGTTTAGCGGAGGTTCTGGTCAAACTGAAGCTTACGGTCCTTCTGCAACGGCAACGGGTACATCGCTACAAGATGAACCAACTACGGCCGCTACCAACATTGTGTTCTCTAACATTGATCCAACTGGATTTGACATTGCATGGACACAAGGTGACGGTGACAATGTACTCGTAGTGGTACGTTACGCCGATACAACTGGAGCTACTCCAAACGACGGTACAAGCTACACTGCGAACAGCTCATTTGGTTCTGGAGATACAACAGGAACTGAAAATTACGTAGTATTCTCTGCGGCCAACACAGGTTCACTTTCTATCGCCGGCCTTACTGCTGGAAAAAATTACACAGTAGAGATCTACGAATTCAACGGCTCAGGATCGGATAACAACTACTTGACCAGCTCATTCTTGACTGGAACACAATACAGCATGTTTGCTGAGCCTTCTACTTCATTCGCTGGAATTACAGCAACCACTCAATCTGCTAACTCAATTGAAGTGACCTGGACGAACCCAGCAGACACCAATGACTGGGTGATTGTAGCGCGCTTAAGCTCTGATGCTGCAACCGCTCCAACAGAAGGAACATCTTATTCAGCGAACACTACTTACGGCTCAGGTGACGCGATCGGCAACGGTTACGTTGTTTATAACGGCGACGGAACAGCAGGTTCTGTTACCATCACAGGATTGGATCAATATGAAGAGTACGCATTTGATATCTACGCCTACACCGGTTTGGTAGCTGCTGACGATAGCGTTCTAAACTATGCCAACAGTGCGAACAGCAATGACGTTGACGTGACGGAACTTGAAGCTGAAATCACAATCACTCTTGAAGGTGCATTTAACGGCACAGACATGGCAGGTACAAACATCACTGTACCAGCTGTACAACCTTACTCCGCTGCTCCATGGAGCTACGCTGGCGCAGACACCAACACCTCTGGCTTGAGCACTGTTGTAGACTGGGTTTTGGTTGAACTTCGTGCAGAAGCAACTTCAGGTGGAGCAAGTGATGCTTCAGTTGTGAAATACAAAAAAGCAGGTCTATTGCTTGAAGACGGAAGTATTGTAGGAGCCGACGGCAACCCACTCACCTTCGCTCCAAGCAGCGCAGACACTACTTACTACGTAGCAGTTCACCACAGAAACCACTTGGCGGCAAGTTCTTCTGCTTCGTTAACTGACAACGGAACAAGTGCATTCTCTTACAACTTCAACACAACAGGCGCTACAGGTACTGACGGAATGTTTGACTACAACGGAGATGCTTCACTTTATGTAATGTTTGGTGGATGGACAGACTCAGCCACAGATGACGTAATCAATGCAGGTGATTACAGCGCTGTGTACTCTGACCGCAACACGACAGATGCATACAGCAACAGTGATGCAAACCTCGACGGTGTAATTGATGCCGATGACCGTGCGATTGTCTTTAACAACCGCGATTACAGCACACAAGCACCATAA
- a CDS encoding response regulator transcription factor, translated as MIPTRILLVDDEPILLKAVEFKLKKEGMDVTTATNGEMAIELLTGGGRYDIVISDVMMPGLGGMELLRQVKESQPDTKVLLLTGLKTEDTVVNAFDLGADDFMTKPFNPKELVLRVKKLLR; from the coding sequence ATGATCCCCACTCGAATTTTGCTTGTTGATGACGAGCCAATTCTGTTAAAAGCTGTTGAGTTTAAACTGAAGAAAGAAGGCATGGATGTGACCACGGCAACCAACGGTGAGATGGCCATCGAACTGTTGACCGGCGGAGGTAGATATGACATTGTGATTTCTGATGTGATGATGCCTGGCTTGGGAGGGATGGAATTGCTGCGCCAAGTGAAAGAGAGTCAGCCGGATACGAAAGTTTTACTCCTTACAGGTTTGAAGACTGAAGACACGGTGGTCAATGCTTTCGACTTGGGTGCCGACGATTTCATGACCAAACCATTTAACCCGAAAGAGCTCGTTCTTCGGGTTAAGAAATTGCTCCGCTGA
- a CDS encoding glycosyltransferase family 2 protein codes for MREFDSEFSSADWIFLIFYGVIFLYTITVMLSYVFLALFSNIQARIYIQRNKYAKYDLLLKSSVAPTVSVLAPAYNEEATIVENIRSLMSISYPRYEVVVVNDGSKDSTLQQCIDAYDLEKIPFQPTGSLVCQEIVAVYRSKNPVFKKLLVVDKLNGGKADALNAGLNVARSDYVMNIDVDCILERDCLQRLMKPFLEESGRRVIATGGVIRIANNCVVEGGSIKEVNLPTSLIGRFQTLEYLRAFLLGRMAWGYLDGLLLISGALGVFDKQLVLKCGGYFAETVGEDMELVVRMRRYAREHGIKYKVEFIPDPLCWTEVPEDTKVLYRQRNRWTRGTIETILLHKKLFMNPRYGKIGLLSFPYWVFFEWLAPIIEFFGIVSMIFMAMLGLINWSFFILLFAMVYLFSITISIYTLFMEDLTFFQYKRNKDFRILILMAFLEPFLFHPFVVWSAVRGNWDYFFEGKKQWGAMKRAGFNKPTSSSTDSTTPVG; via the coding sequence ATGCGTGAGTTTGACAGTGAATTCAGCTCTGCCGATTGGATATTTCTGATCTTCTATGGCGTGATTTTCTTGTATACGATTACGGTGATGTTGTCGTATGTATTCTTGGCTCTGTTTTCTAATATTCAGGCTCGTATCTATATTCAGCGAAATAAGTACGCGAAGTACGACTTGCTCTTGAAGTCGAGCGTAGCCCCAACGGTGTCTGTTCTTGCGCCCGCGTACAATGAAGAAGCGACCATTGTTGAGAATATTCGATCTTTAATGAGTATCTCTTATCCTCGTTATGAGGTGGTTGTGGTAAATGATGGAAGTAAAGATTCAACCCTTCAACAGTGCATCGATGCCTACGACTTAGAGAAGATTCCATTCCAACCCACCGGCAGTTTGGTATGTCAAGAGATAGTTGCAGTGTATAGGTCTAAAAACCCCGTTTTCAAAAAGTTATTGGTTGTAGACAAGTTGAATGGTGGAAAGGCAGATGCCCTCAATGCAGGATTGAATGTCGCTCGCTCTGATTATGTGATGAATATCGATGTGGACTGTATCCTTGAGAGAGATTGTTTACAGCGTTTGATGAAGCCGTTTCTAGAAGAGAGCGGTCGAAGAGTAATTGCGACGGGTGGAGTGATTCGAATAGCAAACAATTGCGTTGTAGAAGGGGGGTCTATCAAAGAAGTGAACTTGCCTACTTCGTTGATCGGAAGGTTCCAAACTTTAGAGTATTTGCGCGCTTTTCTTCTTGGGAGAATGGCTTGGGGGTATTTGGATGGATTGTTACTGATTTCTGGGGCTCTCGGTGTTTTTGATAAACAGCTAGTCCTGAAGTGCGGCGGATATTTTGCCGAAACAGTAGGAGAAGACATGGAGTTGGTGGTTCGGATGAGGCGCTATGCCCGTGAACATGGTATCAAGTATAAGGTAGAATTTATTCCTGATCCACTCTGTTGGACAGAAGTTCCTGAGGATACAAAAGTGCTTTATCGCCAGCGTAACCGATGGACACGAGGCACGATAGAAACCATTTTACTTCACAAAAAACTCTTTATGAATCCTCGCTATGGCAAAATTGGGCTTTTGAGTTTTCCGTATTGGGTTTTCTTTGAGTGGTTGGCACCCATCATTGAATTCTTTGGCATCGTTTCCATGATTTTCATGGCCATGTTGGGGCTCATCAATTGGTCTTTTTTCATCCTGCTGTTTGCAATGGTGTACTTGTTCTCCATCACTATTTCCATCTACACACTCTTTATGGAAGATCTTACATTCTTCCAGTATAAGCGAAACAAAGACTTTCGAATTCTGATCCTGATGGCCTTCTTGGAGCCGTTCCTTTTCCACCCTTTTGTAGTGTGGTCTGCTGTACGAGGAAATTGGGATTACTTCTTTGAAGGCAAGAAACAGTGGGGGGCTATGAAGCGAGCTGGGTTTAATAAACCCACTTCTTCCAGCACAGATTCTACAACACCGGTAGGTTAA